A window of Rubricoccus marinus contains these coding sequences:
- a CDS encoding GNAT family N-acetyltransferase translates to MTVRSVPASAVRPLRAEVLRPGRTPESLVYPGDDAPLAFHAGGFIGDEIHGIATVYPEPPPEAHRGDISEEAYGTSATFRLRGMATSDIARSTGLGREVLLACFEHIRASGGRFLWCNARIGALGFYERMGWTAVGEEFDMPGIGGHYVMWIDLG, encoded by the coding sequence ATGACCGTCCGCTCCGTCCCCGCGTCCGCCGTCCGCCCCCTCCGCGCCGAAGTCCTGCGCCCCGGCCGCACGCCGGAATCCCTCGTCTACCCCGGCGACGACGCGCCTCTGGCGTTCCACGCCGGCGGTTTTATCGGCGACGAGATCCACGGCATCGCGACGGTTTACCCGGAGCCGCCGCCAGAGGCCCATCGCGGAGACATCTCCGAGGAGGCGTACGGCACGTCCGCCACGTTCCGCCTGCGCGGCATGGCGACAAGCGACATCGCCCGGAGCACAGGACTCGGACGCGAGGTGCTCCTCGCGTGCTTTGAGCACATCCGGGCCTCTGGCGGGCGCTTTCTGTGGTGCAACGCGCGGATCGGAGCGCTCGGGTTTTATGAGCGGATGGGCTGGACCGCCGTCGGCGAGGAGTTTGACATGCCGGGCATTGGCGGGCACTACGTGATGTGGATTGACCTGGGCTGA
- a CDS encoding hydroxymethylglutaryl-CoA reductase — translation MKIPSLVLRQLYTNGSLTPTASGAQFSLKNRLTDAKLTGLKRVTIGGQEVSADRLTLSVEGGERFDASDISSTNPVQFPLRQVVHVMAPGVTVDEGVHEIKLEFEIEGMGPLKFKVKDSIQAERPALDEKKVPRIAEDDYGEEAIKTRQRFIEEHAGTTLEHIPSYSFDPQGLQGNIEAFTGVAQIPLGIAGPLRVNGEYAQGEFYIPMATTEGTLVASYNRGMKVLNLSGGVTCTVSDDSMQRAPVFIFENARGARDFRTWLDENFDEIAAQAESTTSVGKLQYIDTYLSNHFAFCRFNFHTGDAAGQNMVGRATFAACSWILENAPGIRRFYLESNFATDKKASMVNIMRTRGKRVTAECKISGDVLRQHMRVEPKGLAYHWGVAAGIGSVLSGANNNGLHSPNGITAMFIATGQDVANVSESSAAILYAEHTDDDDLFMSITIPSLIVATYGGGTGLATQRESLEMMGCYGKDKVRKLAEIIAGVVLAGEISLASAISSNDWVSSHEKYGRNR, via the coding sequence ATGAAAATCCCTTCCCTCGTCCTCCGGCAGCTTTACACCAACGGCAGCCTCACGCCCACGGCCTCTGGCGCCCAGTTTTCGCTCAAGAACCGCCTGACCGACGCCAAACTGACCGGGCTCAAGCGCGTCACGATCGGCGGGCAGGAAGTCTCGGCCGACCGGCTCACGCTTAGCGTGGAAGGCGGGGAGCGGTTCGACGCGAGCGACATCTCCTCGACCAACCCCGTCCAGTTCCCCCTCCGCCAGGTGGTCCACGTGATGGCGCCGGGCGTGACCGTGGACGAGGGCGTCCACGAGATCAAGCTGGAGTTCGAGATCGAGGGGATGGGCCCGCTCAAGTTCAAAGTCAAGGACTCCATCCAGGCAGAGCGCCCAGCGCTGGACGAGAAAAAGGTGCCGCGCATCGCCGAGGACGACTACGGCGAGGAGGCGATCAAGACGCGCCAGCGGTTTATCGAGGAGCACGCCGGGACCACGCTGGAGCACATCCCGAGCTACTCGTTCGATCCGCAAGGCCTGCAAGGCAACATCGAGGCATTTACGGGCGTGGCGCAGATCCCGCTCGGCATCGCGGGGCCGCTCCGGGTCAACGGCGAGTACGCGCAGGGCGAATTTTACATCCCGATGGCGACGACCGAGGGCACGCTCGTGGCGAGCTACAACCGGGGCATGAAGGTGCTCAACCTCTCGGGCGGGGTCACCTGCACGGTCTCGGACGACTCCATGCAGCGCGCGCCGGTCTTCATCTTCGAGAACGCCAGAGGCGCCCGCGACTTCCGCACGTGGCTGGACGAGAACTTCGACGAGATCGCCGCTCAGGCGGAATCGACGACGAGCGTTGGCAAGCTGCAGTACATCGACACGTACCTCTCCAACCACTTCGCGTTCTGCCGCTTCAACTTCCACACGGGGGACGCGGCCGGGCAGAACATGGTGGGCCGGGCCACCTTCGCGGCGTGCTCGTGGATCTTGGAAAACGCGCCCGGCATCCGGCGCTTCTACCTGGAGTCCAACTTCGCGACGGACAAGAAGGCCTCGATGGTCAACATCATGCGGACGCGCGGCAAGCGCGTCACCGCGGAGTGCAAGATCTCGGGCGACGTGCTGCGCCAGCACATGCGCGTGGAGCCCAAGGGGCTGGCCTACCACTGGGGCGTGGCCGCCGGCATCGGCTCGGTGCTCTCGGGCGCGAACAACAACGGCCTCCACAGCCCCAACGGGATCACGGCCATGTTTATCGCCACAGGCCAGGACGTCGCAAACGTCTCGGAGTCCTCCGCCGCGATCCTCTACGCCGAGCACACCGACGACGACGATCTGTTCATGTCCATCACGATCCCGAGCCTGATCGTCGCGACGTACGGCGGCGGGACGGGGCTGGCGACGCAGCGCGAGAGCCTGGAGATGATGGGCTGCTACGGCAAGGACAAGGTGCGCAAGCTGGCCGAGATCATCGCGGGCGTCGTCCTCGCGGGCGAGATCAGCCTCGCGAGCGCGATCTCGTCCAACGACTGGGTTTCGTCCCACGAGAAGTACGGCCGCAACCGGTAA